A single genomic interval of Mucilaginibacter robiniae harbors:
- the pdxH gene encoding pyridoxamine 5'-phosphate oxidase, giving the protein MNQQDIQNLRQDYQAASLLEKDTDNNPIKQFENWFTEALQAQIHEPNAMTLATATHDGRPSARILLLKGFDERGFIFYTNYLSRKGKEITKNPHAAMTFFWGPLERQIRIEGTLEKLSKEESEKYFHSRPKGSQIGALASPQSQEIADRSIVENKWKQLETEYTDKEIPKPSYWGGYILRPQLIEFWQGRSSRLHDRILYKKSDKSNWKKVRLAP; this is encoded by the coding sequence ATGAATCAGCAAGATATACAAAATTTAAGGCAGGACTACCAGGCAGCCTCATTGTTGGAAAAAGATACAGATAACAATCCGATTAAACAGTTTGAGAACTGGTTTACCGAAGCTTTACAGGCGCAAATACATGAACCTAACGCCATGACGCTGGCTACAGCCACTCATGATGGCAGACCCTCTGCCAGGATATTGTTATTAAAAGGCTTTGATGAACGTGGATTTATCTTTTATACCAACTATCTGAGCCGGAAGGGTAAAGAAATAACCAAAAACCCTCATGCGGCTATGACTTTCTTCTGGGGGCCGCTTGAACGCCAGATACGAATTGAAGGCACCTTGGAAAAGTTAAGCAAAGAAGAGTCAGAAAAATACTTTCACTCACGGCCAAAAGGCAGCCAGATTGGAGCACTCGCTTCACCACAAAGTCAGGAAATTGCTGATAGAAGCATTGTAGAAAATAAATGGAAACAGCTAGAAACAGAATATACCGATAAAGAAATTCCCAAACCATCATACTGGGGCGGTTATATTTTGAGACCACAATTGATTGAATTTTGGCAAGGTCGGTCTAGCCGTTTGCATGATCGTATTTTATATAAAAAGTCGGATAAGAGCAACTGGAAAAAAGTAAGACTTG
- a CDS encoding YqgE/AlgH family protein encodes MLSSIKPVAGRLLISEPFMMDPNFKRSVILLTEYSDEGTMGYVLNHVSEYMLGDLLPDVAYSEMPVYVGGPVANNTLHFIHRCPDKIEGGIEIWDGIYWGGNYEQVKELLAGYQLNADEIRFFAGYSGWTSGQLDAEISENTWIVANKFNPESLFTHDEQNLWREVVISLGQRYAHIANFPENPTLN; translated from the coding sequence ATGCTGAGTTCAATCAAACCTGTTGCCGGTAGGCTTTTAATTTCTGAGCCATTTATGATGGATCCTAACTTTAAACGATCAGTTATCTTGTTAACGGAGTATTCGGACGAAGGAACCATGGGCTATGTATTGAACCATGTAAGTGAATATATGCTGGGTGATCTATTGCCTGATGTGGCATATTCAGAAATGCCAGTTTATGTGGGTGGCCCAGTGGCTAACAATACCTTACACTTTATTCATCGTTGTCCTGATAAAATAGAAGGTGGTATTGAAATATGGGACGGAATATATTGGGGAGGAAACTACGAGCAGGTAAAAGAGCTGCTTGCCGGGTATCAGTTGAATGCTGATGAAATCCGCTTTTTTGCTGGTTACTCCGGCTGGACAAGCGGACAGTTGGATGCTGAAATATCAGAAAATACTTGGATTGTAGCCAACAAGTTTAACCCAGAAAGCTTATTTACGCATGATGAGCAAAACTTATGGCGCGAAGTGGTAATTAGCCTCGGTCAGCGTTATGCTCACATTGCTAACTTTCCTGAAAATCCAACATTGAATTAG
- the purE gene encoding 5-(carboxyamino)imidazole ribonucleotide mutase, translating into MNLSAKIGIIMGSQSDLNIMNDAAAVLQELDIAYEITVVSAHRTPDRLFDYAKTASARGLKVIIAGAGGAAHLPGMVASLTHLPVIGVPVKSSNSIDGWDSVLSILQMPNGIPVATVALNAAKNAGLLAAQILSTADESIAQRLIDYKTILAQKVEDSALQMKQNGYPSAY; encoded by the coding sequence ATGAATTTATCTGCCAAAATAGGTATCATCATGGGCAGCCAGTCTGACCTGAATATCATGAACGATGCCGCTGCTGTACTTCAGGAACTGGATATTGCTTATGAAATAACCGTTGTATCAGCCCATCGTACACCCGATCGGTTGTTTGATTATGCAAAAACAGCATCTGCCCGTGGTTTAAAAGTAATTATTGCTGGTGCTGGTGGTGCCGCACACTTACCAGGCATGGTAGCTTCGCTTACGCATCTGCCAGTTATTGGCGTACCAGTAAAATCCAGCAATTCTATAGATGGTTGGGATTCGGTATTATCCATATTGCAAATGCCGAACGGTATTCCGGTAGCTACTGTAGCCTTGAATGCTGCTAAAAATGCCGGTTTGCTGGCTGCACAAATCTTATCAACAGCAGATGAAAGTATTGCGCAACGATTAATTGATTATAAAACAATCTTGGCTCAAAAAGTTGAAGACTCTGCTTTGCAGATGAAGCAGAACGGTTATCCATCAGCTTACTAA
- a CDS encoding 5-(carboxyamino)imidazole ribonucleotide synthase — MKAFYGDLRLGILGGGQLGRMLIQQAINYNVTIKVLDPDREAPCRKLCDEFVTGSLSDYETVYNFGKKVDLLTIEIEKVNVDALEQLEKEGVIVYPQPRVIRLIQDKGLQKQFFKENDIPTAEFQVISSAEQLQQSPMPFPYIQKLRRDGYDGKGVYKVIDESYLQNAFTAPSLIERWIDFEKEIAVIVSRNAKGEVATFPLVEMEFNPEANLVEFLISPSTLSFELQQEAADIAKKIANNLKIVGLLAVEMFLDKHGKILVNELAPRPHNSGHQTIEGNIVSQFEQHLRAIFNQPPGDTAALNNAIMVNVLGEAGHEGPAVYQGIEKVLKCSGVYIHLYGKALTKPFRKMGHVTIVDADREKAIEKARFVQQTLKVVS, encoded by the coding sequence ATGAAAGCGTTTTACGGAGATTTACGCCTGGGCATTTTAGGCGGCGGACAGTTGGGACGAATGCTAATTCAGCAGGCTATCAACTACAATGTAACTATTAAAGTACTTGATCCTGACCGAGAAGCACCCTGCCGCAAACTGTGTGACGAGTTTGTAACCGGCTCATTAAGTGATTACGAAACTGTTTATAATTTCGGCAAAAAAGTTGATCTGCTTACCATCGAAATTGAAAAGGTAAACGTTGATGCGCTGGAACAGTTGGAAAAAGAAGGCGTGATTGTATATCCGCAACCACGCGTTATCCGGTTAATACAGGATAAAGGTTTACAAAAACAGTTTTTTAAAGAAAACGATATTCCTACCGCAGAATTTCAGGTAATATCATCTGCCGAACAATTGCAGCAAAGCCCAATGCCTTTCCCTTACATACAAAAATTACGTCGTGATGGGTATGATGGTAAAGGTGTTTATAAGGTTATAGACGAAAGTTACTTGCAAAATGCATTTACAGCTCCCAGCTTAATTGAACGCTGGATTGATTTTGAAAAAGAGATAGCCGTAATTGTATCTCGAAATGCAAAAGGCGAAGTAGCTACCTTCCCGTTGGTGGAAATGGAGTTTAATCCAGAAGCTAACTTGGTTGAATTTTTAATATCTCCTTCTACCCTTTCATTCGAGTTGCAGCAGGAAGCAGCTGATATAGCTAAAAAGATTGCCAATAACTTAAAAATTGTAGGCTTACTGGCAGTTGAAATGTTTTTGGATAAACATGGCAAAATATTAGTGAACGAATTGGCGCCACGCCCGCATAACAGTGGTCATCAAACCATAGAAGGCAACATTGTTTCGCAATTTGAGCAACACTTACGCGCTATATTTAACCAGCCACCAGGTGATACAGCGGCTTTAAATAACGCCATTATGGTTAATGTATTGGGTGAAGCAGGCCATGAAGGTCCGGCAGTATATCAGGGTATTGAAAAAGTGCTAAAATGCTCAGGTGTTTATATTCATTTATATGGTAAAGCACTTACTAAACCTTTCCGTAAAATGGGCCATGTTACCATCGTAGATGCCGACCGGGAAAAAGCTATTGAAAAAGCAAGATTTGTTCAACAAACCTTGAAAGTAGTAAGTTAA
- a CDS encoding NADP-dependent isocitrate dehydrogenase, with the protein MKTKIAVAKGDGIGPEIMDAVLRIFEANEVPLEYEFVEMGKSYFDAGHSTGMTEAAKATIENLGILFKGPMETPKGKGVKSINVTARKVWNTYANQRDFRSLNGVQTVFSKAGVSINLTIIRENIEDTYGGIEHMMTNDVAVGRRIITRPGSAQVIRYAFEMARRKGYKKLACGHKANIMKLTDGLFLETFYEIAKEYPDLQASDIIVDDLCMKLVSHPEMFQSIVLTNLQGDIVSDLCAGLVGGLGFAPSANIGDNISIFEAVHGTAPDIAGRNIANPTALLLSGISMLRYLGLTANAATIENALLYTLEKGVHTGDFGDRSVPSKNTSEFADCIIANLGKHPVQGGAFSQPNFECKTNADFHPSENKITVSQPDIEEEILGVDVFVESTLQPAQLAEVAQSKLNDKFKLIMISNRGTQVWPTGSVYTELVNQFRIRYEKADGIELNQKDVFNIAADVSDALKVCSVEFLMKFGDKIGYSLAQGQ; encoded by the coding sequence ATGAAGACAAAAATAGCAGTAGCGAAAGGCGACGGTATCGGTCCGGAAATTATGGACGCCGTACTTCGAATTTTTGAAGCCAATGAAGTACCCCTAGAATATGAGTTTGTAGAAATGGGCAAGTCTTATTTCGATGCAGGCCACTCAACAGGTATGACTGAAGCTGCTAAAGCTACTATTGAAAACCTGGGTATATTGTTTAAAGGCCCGATGGAAACCCCTAAGGGTAAAGGTGTAAAAAGCATAAACGTAACTGCTCGTAAAGTGTGGAATACTTATGCTAACCAACGCGATTTTAGATCATTGAATGGTGTGCAAACCGTTTTTTCAAAAGCTGGTGTATCTATTAACTTAACCATCATCCGCGAAAATATTGAAGATACTTACGGTGGTATTGAGCATATGATGACTAATGACGTAGCTGTAGGGCGTCGTATTATTACTCGTCCAGGTTCGGCACAAGTAATTCGTTATGCGTTTGAAATGGCTCGACGTAAAGGTTATAAAAAATTAGCCTGTGGTCATAAAGCCAACATCATGAAACTGACTGACGGCTTATTTCTGGAAACTTTTTATGAGATAGCTAAAGAATATCCAGATCTGCAAGCCAGCGATATCATTGTAGATGACTTATGTATGAAGTTGGTTAGCCACCCGGAAATGTTCCAGTCTATCGTGTTAACCAATCTGCAAGGTGACATAGTATCTGACTTGTGTGCGGGCTTAGTAGGAGGTTTAGGTTTTGCACCATCAGCCAATATTGGTGATAACATCTCGATTTTTGAAGCGGTACATGGTACAGCACCAGATATTGCTGGACGCAATATTGCTAACCCAACAGCTTTGTTACTGTCTGGTATTTCAATGTTACGCTATTTAGGTTTGACGGCAAATGCTGCTACTATAGAAAATGCCTTGCTGTACACTTTAGAAAAAGGCGTACATACCGGCGATTTCGGCGATCGTTCAGTACCTTCAAAAAATACTTCTGAATTTGCAGATTGTATTATTGCTAACTTAGGCAAACATCCTGTACAAGGTGGTGCATTTTCTCAGCCAAATTTTGAATGCAAAACCAACGCTGACTTTCATCCATCAGAAAATAAAATAACCGTATCTCAGCCTGATATTGAGGAAGAAATTTTAGGTGTGGATGTGTTTGTTGAATCAACTTTACAACCTGCACAATTGGCTGAAGTTGCTCAAAGCAAATTGAACGACAAGTTTAAGCTGATTATGATTTCAAACCGTGGTACCCAAGTTTGGCCTACCGGATCGGTATATACTGAATTAGTAAATCAATTCCGCATACGCTACGAAAAAGCGGACGGTATTGAGCTGAACCAGAAAGATGTTTTCAATATTGCAGCCGATGTATCTGATGCTCTTAAAGTGTGTTCAGTGGAGTTCCTAATGAAGTTTGGCGACAAAATAGGATATTCGCTTGCGCAAGGTCAATAA
- a CDS encoding DUF4932 domain-containing protein: protein MNIIFKSAIISVMLLCFAAITLNGCKSTDIASRYTSKYINSNTNKVIAQVPEAYELGYIILALTDYSQRDTNLIDTHSQYYHDVIRYFNNYKNHRAVVLLNQEISRNFKYFHSFRDGLYAFQLSHNRLSLKSDYRIDLNKFNFKRFAPLMRDFASKSNFVKFYNDHQSFYTQLTNYQQQQLTIEAAQKMVEKDYTMSFNSYKIVLSPLMNGYPGTLAINSRRFTECLIFTQTINK, encoded by the coding sequence ATGAACATCATTTTTAAGTCAGCTATTATTAGTGTAATGCTGCTATGTTTTGCAGCTATCACATTAAATGGTTGTAAAAGCACTGACATTGCTTCCCGCTATACTTCCAAATATATTAATAGTAATACCAATAAAGTTATAGCCCAAGTACCCGAAGCTTATGAGTTGGGCTATATTATACTGGCATTAACTGATTATAGTCAACGTGATACCAATTTAATTGATACGCATTCACAGTACTACCATGATGTAATTCGATATTTCAACAACTATAAAAATCATCGTGCTGTTGTTCTCTTAAACCAGGAAATTAGCAGAAACTTCAAATACTTTCATAGCTTCAGAGATGGCTTATATGCTTTTCAATTATCCCATAATCGTCTTTCGCTTAAATCAGATTACCGGATTGATTTGAATAAGTTTAATTTCAAAAGGTTTGCACCACTAATGCGAGACTTTGCTTCAAAATCAAACTTTGTGAAGTTTTATAATGATCATCAATCCTTTTATACTCAGCTAACTAACTATCAGCAGCAACAATTAACCATCGAAGCAGCTCAGAAAATGGTAGAGAAAGATTATACAATGTCCTTCAATAGTTACAAAATTGTTTTATCACCTTTAATGAACGGCTATCCAGGTACTTTAGCTATAAATAGCCGGCGCTTTACAGAGTGTTTAATATTTACTCAAACAATCAATAAATAG
- a CDS encoding NADH-quinone oxidoreductase subunit B, with amino-acid sequence MNPESMNENGGVMVTKLNDLLNWARLSSLWPLSFGIACCAIEMMGMYASTYDADRLGVLPRTSTRQADVIIIAGTVTFKMAERIKRLYEQMPEPRYVISMGSCANCGGPYWQHGYHVVKGVDQIIPVDVYVQGCPPRPEALIGAIMELQKKIEQERLITT; translated from the coding sequence ATGAATCCGGAAAGCATGAATGAAAATGGCGGCGTAATGGTAACCAAGTTAAACGATCTCCTGAACTGGGCGCGTTTATCATCGCTTTGGCCATTAAGCTTTGGTATTGCTTGTTGTGCCATTGAAATGATGGGAATGTACGCATCCACCTACGATGCTGACCGTTTGGGTGTTTTGCCCAGAACCTCAACGCGGCAGGCTGATGTGATTATTATTGCCGGAACAGTCACCTTTAAAATGGCTGAGCGTATTAAAAGATTATACGAACAAATGCCTGAGCCACGCTACGTTATTTCGATGGGATCATGTGCTAACTGCGGAGGCCCCTACTGGCAACATGGTTATCATGTGGTTAAAGGAGTTGACCAGATTATACCGGTTGATGTTTATGTGCAAGGCTGCCCTCCACGCCCTGAAGCATTAATTGGAGCTATTATGGAACTGCAAAAAAAGATAGAGCAAGAGAGATTAATTACCACTTAA
- a CDS encoding NADH-quinone oxidoreductase subunit A, giving the protein MNEVSQISEFGKIFIFVLVGLILVATVLMLNRLIAPNKPNAEKLTSYECGEDPVGSAWIPFNTRFYVIALIFLLFDVEMVFIFPWTTVYANKSLAAADSRWSTFALAEMFIFASILILGLVYVWRKGDLEWIKPHTILPQVEVNIPASVYEKVNLEQQAYAVKAFTVEQPDFIPPIPASTEPAPAAIRKPMFKPTFKKPADESGKHE; this is encoded by the coding sequence ATGAATGAAGTTTCGCAAATATCTGAATTTGGTAAGATATTTATCTTCGTACTGGTGGGTTTAATTCTGGTAGCTACCGTCTTGATGTTAAACCGTTTGATTGCACCTAATAAGCCTAATGCTGAAAAGTTAACTTCATACGAGTGCGGCGAAGATCCTGTTGGCAGCGCCTGGATACCATTCAATACCCGTTTTTACGTAATTGCTCTTATCTTTTTATTGTTTGATGTAGAAATGGTATTCATTTTTCCGTGGACTACTGTTTACGCAAATAAGAGTTTGGCTGCTGCCGATAGCCGCTGGAGTACGTTTGCGCTTGCAGAAATGTTCATTTTTGCAAGCATACTAATACTGGGTTTAGTTTACGTTTGGCGAAAAGGCGACCTGGAATGGATAAAACCTCATACTATTCTCCCTCAGGTAGAAGTAAATATTCCGGCTTCGGTTTATGAAAAGGTAAACTTAGAACAGCAAGCGTATGCAGTAAAAGCTTTTACTGTTGAACAACCAGACTTTATACCACCTATTCCGGCAAGTACAGAACCTGCACCTGCTGCTATAAGAAAGCCCATGTTTAAACCTACATTTAAAAAGCCAGCTGATGAATCCGGAAAGCATGAATGA
- a CDS encoding BaiN/RdsA family NAD(P)/FAD-dependent oxidoreductase — translation MAANLTKQTHFDAIIIGAGACGLMCAVQAGFLGKRTLILEKNSRAGAKILISGGGRCNYTNLHTSHQQFVSANPHFSKSAFAQWTVEDTISFFEIYGISGQEKTLGQLFPQTNKAKDIVEVFTNLCTDLDQPIWLETEVKTIEQVKDGFQVTYERQGKVSQISAPSVVMATGGLPVQKLGATDFALRIARQFGLQVIKPMPALVPLTITGKEQAWYERLSGNSIFCRVWNDQISFEENILFTHWGLSGPAILQLSSYWRAGQEFYLDLLPAQNIIELVVKERTANPKKSLLTILAGLFTRKFAEALQIFLPVDKNLASLSKTDLETIQQIIHQFKVKPAGDKGYDKAEVMRGGVSTDELSSKTLEAKKVPGLFFGGECVDVTGWLGGYNFQWAWACGFVIAQNI, via the coding sequence ATGGCTGCTAATTTAACAAAACAAACCCACTTTGATGCTATTATAATTGGCGCCGGTGCCTGTGGACTCATGTGCGCTGTACAAGCTGGTTTTTTAGGAAAGCGTACTTTAATACTAGAAAAAAACAGCAGGGCAGGAGCTAAGATTTTAATCAGTGGAGGCGGACGGTGTAATTACACGAACCTGCATACCTCGCATCAGCAGTTTGTTTCGGCAAATCCGCATTTTAGTAAATCGGCCTTTGCACAATGGACGGTAGAAGATACCATTAGCTTTTTTGAAATTTATGGGATTAGCGGGCAGGAGAAAACGTTAGGCCAACTGTTTCCACAAACGAATAAAGCTAAGGATATAGTGGAGGTGTTCACCAACTTATGTACCGACCTTGATCAACCCATCTGGTTGGAAACCGAAGTCAAGACTATTGAGCAGGTGAAAGATGGTTTCCAGGTAACATATGAACGTCAAGGGAAAGTATCTCAAATTTCGGCACCTAGCGTTGTAATGGCTACTGGCGGCTTGCCGGTGCAGAAGCTAGGTGCTACAGATTTTGCTTTACGTATAGCTCGACAGTTTGGCTTACAAGTGATAAAGCCGATGCCTGCATTGGTGCCGCTTACTATTACAGGGAAGGAGCAGGCTTGGTATGAGCGATTATCAGGCAATAGTATTTTTTGCAGAGTTTGGAATGACCAGATTAGTTTCGAAGAAAACATTTTGTTTACTCATTGGGGTTTAAGCGGACCAGCTATTTTACAACTATCCAGCTATTGGCGGGCAGGGCAGGAGTTTTATTTGGACTTACTGCCTGCACAAAATATAATAGAGTTAGTCGTAAAAGAACGTACTGCTAACCCGAAGAAAAGCCTGCTTACTATATTAGCTGGACTATTTACCCGTAAATTTGCCGAGGCTTTACAGATTTTCTTACCCGTGGATAAAAACTTAGCTTCATTATCAAAAACGGATTTAGAAACTATTCAGCAAATAATTCATCAATTTAAAGTGAAGCCAGCTGGTGATAAGGGGTATGATAAGGCAGAAGTAATGCGAGGTGGAGTAAGTACCGATGAATTATCTTCTAAAACTTTAGAAGCCAAAAAAGTTCCAGGATTGTTTTTCGGTGGAGAGTGTGTGGATGTTACTGGTTGGTTAGGTGGATACAATTTCCAATGGGCTTGGGCCTGTGGGTTTGTGATAGCACAGAATATTTAA